The following nucleotide sequence is from Nitratidesulfovibrio termitidis HI1.
CGCCACCTCGTGCGGCAGGGTGCCGCCGTTGGTGTCGCACAGCACCAGCACGTCGGCGCCCGCCTCGTGGGCGCGGCGCAGCGCGCTCCGCGCGTAGTCGGCGTTGTGCCTGTACCCGTCGAAGAAGTGCTCCGCGTCAAAGTACACCTCGGCCAGCTTTCCTTTCAGGAAGGCCACCGAGTCGCCGATGATCTCCAGGTTGCGCGTGGCGTCCAGGCGCAAGGCCTCCGCCGCGTGCACCTCGCACGACTTGCCGAAGATGGAGGCCACCCGCGCCCCGGATTCCACGATGGCGCGCAGGTTGGGATCGCTGTCCGCCGTGAAGTTGGGGTGATGCGTGCTGCCGAAGGCACTGATCACCGCATGCTTCAGATGATAGCTGGCGATCTCCTTGAAGAACGCCACGTCCACGGGGTTCGACCCCGGCCATCCGCCCTCGATGCGGTCTATGCCAAGCTCTTCCAGCTTGAGGGCGATCTTCAGCTTGTCGGCCGCGGTAAGGTTGATGTCCTCGGACTGCGAGCCATCGCGCAGGGTGGTATCGTACAGTTGTATGCGCCGGGTCATGACCGCCGCCTACGCGTTGCCGAGGTCGTGATTCAGGCCGAAGGCGTCGTGCAGGGTGCGCACGGCGAGTTCGGTGTACTTTTCCTCGATGAGGCAGGTAATCTTGATTTCCGAGGTGCTGATCATCAGGATGTTGATGTTCTCCGCATGCAGCGCCGCAAAGGCCTTGGCCGCCACGCCCGAATGGTTGCGCATGCCCACGCCGATGGCGGAAACCTTGGCCACCTGGGTGTCGTGCAGCACTTCCTGCGCGCCGGTCCGGGCCCGGATTTCCTCCATCAGCGTCAGGGTTTTCTTGAGGTCCCTGCGGGGCACGGTGAAGGTCATGTCCGTCACGCCGTCGCGGCTGGGGTTCTGGACGATCATATCAACAAGAATGCCCTGCTGCGAGAGCGGGCCGAAGATGGCGGCGGAAACGCCCGGCCTGTCGGGCACGCTGCGCAGGGTCACCCGCGCCTGATCCTTGTCGTAGGCTATGCCGGAAACGAGTACGGCTTCCATCTCGCAATCCTCCTGGGTGACCATGGTACCCGGGGTGTCGGTGAATGTAGAACGCACGTGGACGGGCACCTTGTACTTCTTGGCAAATTCCACGGACCTGATCTGCAGCACTTTCGCGCCCATGCTGGCCATTTCCAGCATCTCGTCGTACGAGACGCGGTCCAGCTTGCGGGCGGTGGAGCACAGGTTGGGGTCGGTGGTGTAGACGCCGTCCACGTCGGTGTAGATTTCGCATTCCACGGAGCCGAGCGCTGCGGCCAGCGCCACGGCGCTGGTGTCGGACCCGCCGCGCCCCAGCGTGGTGACGCGCCCTTCGGGTGTCATGCCCTGGAACCCGGCCACCACGATGACATCGTGAGTTTCCAGTTCCTTGCGCAGGCGCGAGGCGTCGATGTCCATGATTCGCGCCCGCCCGAAGGCGTCGCTGGTGGTAATGGGCACCTGAAACCCGGTCATGGAGCGGGCCTTGATGC
It contains:
- a CDS encoding aspartate kinase, whose protein sequence is MRILVQKFGGTSVANLECMKQVREKVRRALRDGYKPVVVLSARSGETNRLLALADEWSTDPDPAEVDALIATGEQVSIALFSMLLKDSGIKARSMTGFQVPITTSDAFGRARIMDIDASRLRKELETHDVIVVAGFQGMTPEGRVTTLGRGGSDTSAVALAAALGSVECEIYTDVDGVYTTDPNLCSTARKLDRVSYDEMLEMASMGAKVLQIRSVEFAKKYKVPVHVRSTFTDTPGTMVTQEDCEMEAVLVSGIAYDKDQARVTLRSVPDRPGVSAAIFGPLSQQGILVDMIVQNPSRDGVTDMTFTVPRRDLKKTLTLMEEIRARTGAQEVLHDTQVAKVSAIGVGMRNHSGVAAKAFAALHAENINILMISTSEIKITCLIEEKYTELAVRTLHDAFGLNHDLGNA